In Deltaproteobacteria bacterium, one genomic interval encodes:
- a CDS encoding fatty acid desaturase produces the protein MAAAAKQSSETSLDALEREYVASHKPRPAVYWGDLLVCVALGWSAFALAVASWGPVAWIAFAVAVLALYRAALFIHELAHLSARAVPGFTLGWDLLAGFPLLAPSLMYVGSHGEHHKAHLFGTAEDPEYAPIAHWSFARILDATLGLLLVPAALIVRWGALVPLGLVIPPVRAFARERLSTLVINAAYERKPPLGKLAKRWRNEELACALVVWSAGAALALGTLPLRALALWYALLASILMINHVRTLGAHRYENDGAVMSRDAQVADSLNLWGPAWLRPFTALAAPVGLRFHALHHLFPTLPYHALGAVHRRLMRELPVDASYRSTEAPALASALRDLAARVARSAQHAAP, from the coding sequence ATGGCCGCTGCCGCGAAGCAAAGCTCCGAAACCTCGCTCGACGCGCTCGAGCGCGAGTACGTCGCGTCCCACAAGCCGCGGCCCGCGGTGTATTGGGGCGACCTGCTCGTCTGCGTCGCGCTCGGCTGGAGCGCGTTCGCGCTCGCCGTCGCGAGCTGGGGCCCCGTCGCGTGGATCGCGTTCGCCGTGGCCGTGCTCGCGCTCTACCGCGCCGCACTCTTCATTCACGAGCTGGCGCACCTCTCCGCGCGCGCGGTGCCCGGCTTCACGCTCGGCTGGGATCTGCTCGCGGGCTTCCCGCTGCTCGCGCCGAGCCTCATGTACGTGGGCTCGCACGGCGAGCACCACAAGGCGCACCTGTTCGGCACCGCCGAGGATCCGGAGTACGCGCCGATCGCGCACTGGAGCTTCGCGCGCATCCTCGACGCGACGCTCGGGTTGTTATTGGTGCCCGCTGCGCTGATCGTGCGCTGGGGCGCGCTCGTTCCGCTCGGGCTCGTGATCCCTCCGGTGCGCGCGTTCGCCCGCGAGCGCCTCTCGACGCTCGTGATCAACGCGGCCTACGAGCGCAAGCCGCCGCTCGGCAAGCTCGCGAAGCGGTGGCGCAACGAGGAGCTCGCCTGCGCGCTCGTGGTATGGAGCGCCGGCGCCGCGCTCGCGCTCGGCACACTGCCGCTCCGCGCGCTCGCGCTCTGGTACGCGCTGCTCGCGTCGATCCTGATGATCAACCACGTGCGCACGCTCGGCGCGCACCGCTACGAGAACGACGGCGCGGTGATGTCGCGCGATGCGCAGGTCGCGGACTCGCTGAATCTGTGGGGGCCGGCTTGGCTGCGCCCGTTCACCGCGCTCGCGGCGCCGGTCGGCCTGCGCTTCCACGCGCTCCACCACCTGTTCCCGACGCTGCCGTATCACGCGCTCGGCGCCGTGCACCGCCGCCTGATGCGCGAGCTGCCGGTGGACGCGAGCTATCGCAGCACCGAGGCGCCGGCGCTCGCGAGCGCGCTGCGCGATCTCGCGGCGCGAGTCGCCCGTTCAGCGCAGCACGCCGCTCCGTAA
- a CDS encoding CDP-alcohol phosphatidyltransferase family protein encodes MSEEQSSRRAAAVAPAANAALLFSERSDARLERALARAGAEVVAPQALRSRGEALVLALRGDAVLDERLVKALLESKDVLLVANDLDRAAPVAAVVPSSRADEALAWLAGGAAPSAVPRARANDLVPPYTSELRKLAPAFLRIATPDDAPRIERALFDASYKGVTDFVTKYAWPPLAFRVVRACARLGISPNAVTVASWLLVVLAIVAFWQGQFALGLAGAWAMTFLDTVDGKLARVTLQSSPFGHWLDHGLDLTHPPVWWSAWALGIGISLDSPAALVVLGGYLLGRALEGVFMLACDFEIHSWRRIDSFFRGITARRNPNLVLLTAGVLAGSPAGGFEAVAWWTALSIGFHVVRLAHALGLRAAGRTLRPWEEELALASGVGRG; translated from the coding sequence ATGAGCGAAGAACAGAGTTCGCGGCGAGCGGCTGCGGTGGCGCCGGCGGCCAACGCCGCGCTGCTGTTCAGCGAGCGCAGCGATGCGCGGCTCGAGCGCGCGCTGGCTCGCGCCGGCGCAGAGGTCGTCGCGCCGCAGGCGCTGCGCTCGCGCGGCGAAGCGCTCGTGCTCGCGCTTCGCGGCGACGCCGTGCTCGACGAGCGGCTCGTGAAGGCGCTGCTCGAGAGCAAGGACGTGCTGCTCGTCGCGAACGACCTCGATCGCGCGGCGCCCGTGGCTGCCGTCGTCCCCTCGTCGCGCGCGGACGAAGCGCTCGCTTGGCTCGCTGGCGGCGCTGCGCCGAGCGCAGTCCCGCGCGCTCGCGCGAACGATCTCGTGCCCCCGTACACCTCCGAGCTGCGCAAGCTCGCGCCCGCGTTCCTGCGAATCGCGACGCCAGACGACGCGCCGCGAATCGAGCGCGCGCTGTTCGATGCGTCCTACAAGGGCGTGACCGATTTCGTGACGAAGTACGCGTGGCCGCCGCTCGCCTTCCGCGTCGTACGCGCGTGCGCGCGGCTCGGTATCTCGCCCAACGCGGTGACCGTCGCGAGCTGGCTGCTCGTGGTGCTCGCGATCGTCGCGTTCTGGCAGGGGCAGTTCGCGCTCGGGCTCGCAGGGGCGTGGGCGATGACGTTCCTCGACACGGTCGACGGCAAGCTCGCGCGCGTCACGCTCCAGTCCTCGCCGTTCGGGCACTGGCTCGATCACGGCCTCGACCTCACGCACCCGCCCGTTTGGTGGTCCGCGTGGGCCCTCGGCATCGGCATCTCGCTCGACTCTCCCGCTGCGCTCGTCGTGCTCGGCGGATACTTGTTAGGGCGCGCGCTCGAGGGCGTGTTCATGCTCGCCTGCGATTTCGAGATTCACTCGTGGCGCCGGATCGATTCGTTCTTCCGCGGCATCACGGCGCGCCGCAACCCCAACCTCGTGCTGCTGACGGCCGGCGTCCTCGCGGGATCACCGGCGGGTGGCTTCGAGGCCGTGGCTTGGTGGACGGCGCTCTCGATCGGCTTCCACGTCGTTCGCCTCGCACACGCGCTCGGTCTGCGCGCTGCCGGCCGCACGCTGCGGCCCTGGGAAGAGGAGCTCGCGCTCGCGAGCGGCGTGGGCCGAGGCTGA
- a CDS encoding metallophosphoesterase — MIGARSAEALALFKLAHVSDLHATAARFTRAGELNAKRAFGWLSYQARRRHKYRPEIAARVLDDLAALAPDHVAVTGDLTHMGLASEVSEAREWLARIGPPERVTLVPGNHDAYGGDVAHECVDAWLPYLNSDHAGGALFPSLRVRGPVALIGLSSAVPTPVHLATGRAGEAQLAPLADMLRDLAARKLFRVVLVHHPPTRTHVSWRRRLEDGPALCEILARAGAELVLHGHAHRAARDRIVTESGAIPVFGVPATSSAVMSRPGASQIFAIEPHARGFAITCELRALDLSSGAVVPAVGERVA, encoded by the coding sequence ATGATAGGCGCGCGTTCCGCGGAGGCTCTCGCGCTGTTCAAGCTCGCCCACGTCTCGGACCTTCACGCGACTGCCGCGCGCTTCACGCGCGCCGGCGAGCTGAACGCGAAGCGCGCGTTCGGCTGGCTCTCTTATCAGGCGCGGCGGCGCCACAAGTACCGGCCCGAGATCGCGGCGCGCGTGCTCGACGACCTCGCCGCGCTCGCGCCCGACCACGTCGCGGTCACGGGCGATCTCACGCACATGGGCCTCGCGTCGGAGGTGAGCGAGGCGCGGGAGTGGCTCGCGCGGATCGGCCCGCCCGAGCGCGTCACGCTCGTACCCGGCAACCACGATGCGTATGGCGGCGACGTCGCGCACGAGTGTGTGGACGCTTGGCTCCCCTACCTGAATTCAGACCACGCGGGGGGCGCGCTCTTCCCCTCGCTGCGCGTTCGCGGGCCGGTCGCGCTGATCGGCCTCTCGTCTGCGGTGCCGACTCCGGTGCATCTCGCGACGGGACGCGCAGGCGAGGCGCAGCTCGCGCCGCTCGCGGACATGCTGCGCGATCTCGCGGCACGAAAGCTGTTCCGCGTCGTGCTCGTGCACCACCCGCCGACGCGCACCCACGTCTCGTGGCGGCGCCGACTCGAAGACGGCCCCGCACTGTGCGAGATCCTCGCGCGCGCCGGCGCCGAGCTCGTGCTTCACGGCCACGCCCATCGCGCAGCGCGCGACCGAATTGTTACGGAGAGCGGCGCGATTCCGGTGTTCGGCGTGCCCGCGACCTCGTCCGCGGTGATGTCGCGCCCGGGCGCGTCGCAGATCTTCGCGATCGAGCCGCACGCGCGAGGCTTCGCGATCACGTGCGAGCTGCGCGCGCTCGATCTCTCGAGTGGCGCGGTGGTTCCTGCGGTCGGCGAGCGAGTCGCCTAG
- a CDS encoding GMC family oxidoreductase produces MLIDLRAASEIAAEGLRADVCIVGAGAAGITLARALARSGHSVLVLEAGGRDYEPEIAGLGAGENLGFPYYELEDSRLRFFGGSTAVLGGRCAELDEIDFETREWVPHSGWPFAKRAIASYYDAARRVVEIEDSALDGRLWRRLGVEAPRIADGFFDTRFWQFDDRWDRFGFRATADLVAHENVTVVLYATVAGLVPGENGAIERADLRAPGGRRASARARVFVLAAGGLENPRILLASQARSPRGIGNERDLVGRFFMEHPHARGGELSLRATWAALRAFKQSHFVGASRFAATLVPSEKMQREHALLNSSFTPKVRLHRGKRANVASRVYDTVHRNVNPTRAGRTLWRAAKQAARSLQAATDPLLPWLRLRLGTAGLYLSVRGEQAPNPDSRVVLTCERDALGIHKLALDWRFSELDKRTLRVAAQQLDAELRFDGSGSVTTEAWFDDASRPWDIDPLIGNHPIGGYHHMGTTRMHDDPARGVVDANCRVHGAPNLFVAGSSVFPTSGWANPTLTILALTLRLADHLRQRELA; encoded by the coding sequence GTGCTGATCGATCTGAGAGCAGCGAGCGAGATCGCGGCGGAAGGGCTCCGGGCGGACGTGTGCATCGTCGGCGCCGGCGCCGCGGGCATCACGCTCGCGCGCGCCCTCGCGCGCAGCGGACACAGCGTGCTCGTGCTCGAAGCCGGCGGTCGCGACTACGAGCCCGAGATCGCGGGGCTCGGCGCAGGCGAGAACCTCGGCTTCCCGTACTACGAGCTCGAAGACTCGCGCCTGCGCTTCTTCGGCGGCTCGACCGCGGTGTTGGGCGGGCGCTGCGCGGAGCTCGACGAGATCGACTTCGAGACGCGCGAGTGGGTGCCGCACAGCGGCTGGCCGTTCGCGAAGCGTGCGATCGCGAGTTATTACGACGCCGCGCGCCGCGTCGTCGAGATCGAGGACAGCGCGCTCGACGGCAGGCTCTGGCGTCGCCTCGGCGTCGAGGCGCCGCGCATCGCCGACGGCTTCTTCGACACGCGCTTCTGGCAGTTCGACGACCGCTGGGATCGCTTCGGCTTCCGCGCGACCGCGGACTTGGTGGCACACGAGAACGTCACGGTCGTGCTGTACGCGACCGTCGCAGGCCTCGTGCCCGGCGAGAACGGCGCGATCGAGCGCGCGGACCTGCGTGCGCCGGGCGGCCGCCGCGCCAGCGCGCGCGCCCGCGTGTTCGTGCTCGCGGCGGGCGGGCTCGAGAACCCGCGCATCCTGCTCGCGTCGCAGGCGCGTTCGCCGCGCGGCATCGGCAACGAGCGCGATCTCGTGGGCCGCTTCTTCATGGAGCATCCCCACGCGCGCGGCGGGGAGCTCTCGCTGCGCGCGACGTGGGCGGCGCTGCGTGCGTTCAAGCAGTCGCACTTCGTGGGCGCGAGCCGCTTCGCCGCGACGCTCGTGCCGAGCGAGAAGATGCAGCGCGAGCACGCGCTGCTGAACTCGTCGTTCACGCCGAAGGTGCGCCTGCATCGCGGCAAGCGCGCGAACGTGGCTTCGCGCGTGTACGACACGGTGCATCGCAACGTGAACCCGACGCGCGCGGGCCGCACGCTCTGGCGCGCGGCGAAGCAAGCCGCACGCTCGCTCCAGGCAGCGACGGATCCGCTGTTGCCGTGGCTGCGCCTGCGCCTCGGCACGGCGGGCCTCTATCTCTCGGTCCGCGGCGAGCAGGCGCCGAACCCCGACAGCCGCGTGGTGCTCACGTGCGAGCGCGACGCGCTCGGCATCCACAAGCTCGCGCTCGACTGGCGCTTCAGCGAGCTCGACAAGCGCACGCTGCGCGTCGCGGCGCAGCAGCTCGACGCCGAGCTGCGCTTCGACGGCTCCGGCTCCGTGACGACGGAAGCGTGGTTCGACGACGCGAGCCGCCCGTGGGACATCGATCCGTTGATCGGCAACCACCCGATCGGCGGCTACCACCACATGGGCACGACGCGCATGCACGACGACCCCGCGCGCGGCGTCGTCGACGCGAATTGCCGCGTGCACGGCGCGCCAAACCTGTTCGTCGCGGGCAGCTCGGTGTTCCCCACCTCGGGCTGGGCGAATCCGACGCTCACGATCCTCGCGCTGACGTTGCGCCTCGCCGACCACCTGAGGCAGCGCGAGCTCGCCTAG
- a CDS encoding NTP transferase domain-containing protein, giving the protein MARAKPVPGEGVHALVLAGRRRGGDDAVARQHGVSHKALAPLHGKPLLAHVLAALRAVPEIARITVSVDDARALEAHPEFGPQLARGELALHRSGTSPADSVRDFVETTGSAITLVTTADHPLLRAEAVRAFLREALASDADLAVALVPDHAVLAAAPGSQRTWLKLGRERFTGANLFLARTPGAAKVAAFWRKAEGFRKEPWRLAAVFGAVTLARFAAGRLPLEAAIAAISKATDAQIAAVRLADGRAGIDVDKPEDFALAERLLGREA; this is encoded by the coding sequence GTGGCGCGCGCGAAACCGGTACCCGGCGAAGGTGTCCACGCGCTCGTGCTCGCGGGTCGGCGCCGCGGCGGCGACGACGCGGTCGCGCGGCAGCACGGCGTGTCGCACAAGGCGCTCGCACCACTGCACGGGAAGCCGCTGCTCGCGCACGTGCTGGCGGCGCTGCGCGCGGTGCCCGAGATCGCGCGCATCACGGTGAGCGTCGACGACGCGCGCGCGCTGGAGGCGCACCCCGAGTTCGGCCCGCAGCTCGCGCGCGGTGAGCTCGCGCTGCATCGCAGTGGAACCTCGCCCGCCGACAGCGTGCGCGACTTCGTCGAGACGACCGGCAGCGCGATCACGCTCGTCACGACCGCGGATCACCCGCTGCTTCGCGCGGAGGCGGTGCGCGCGTTTCTACGCGAGGCGCTCGCGAGCGATGCGGACCTGGCCGTCGCGCTCGTGCCCGATCACGCCGTGCTCGCCGCGGCGCCCGGCAGCCAGCGCACGTGGCTGAAGCTCGGCCGCGAGCGCTTCACCGGCGCGAACCTGTTCCTCGCGCGCACGCCCGGCGCCGCGAAGGTGGCCGCCTTCTGGCGCAAGGCGGAGGGCTTCCGCAAAGAGCCCTGGCGGCTCGCCGCGGTCTTCGGCGCCGTGACGCTGGCGCGTTTCGCCGCGGGCCGGCTTCCGCTCGAAGCCGCGATCGCGGCGATCTCGAAGGCAACCGATGCGCAGATCGCCGCCGTCAGGCTCGCCGACGGCCGCGCGGGCATCGATGTCGACAAGCCCGAGGACTTCGCGCTCGCGGAGCGCCTGTTAGGCCGCGAGGCCTGA